In Streptomyces ambofaciens ATCC 23877, a single genomic region encodes these proteins:
- a CDS encoding aspartate aminotransferase family protein, giving the protein MTKEFDLAALLAERGAERYELHAKHLNHQLPRMLHTIGFDKVYERAEGAHFWDADGNDYLDMLAGFAVMGLGRHHPVVRKALHDVLDASLADLTRFDCPPLPGLLAERLLSYSPHLDRVFFGNSGTEAVETALKFARYATGRPRVLYCSHAFHGLTTGSLSVNGESGFRDGFAPLLPDTAVPLGDLDALARELRRGDVAALIVEPIQGKGVHEAPPGYLRAAQDLLHRHKALLIADEVQTGLGRTGTFYAFQHEDGVEPDLVCVAKALSGGYVPVGATLGRDWIFQKVYSSMDRVQVHSASFGSNAQAMAAGLAVLSVMENEEIVANAAAVGERLKSRLAELVDRYEMLADVRGRGLMIGIEFGRPRSLKLRSRWTMLQAARKGLFAQMVVVPLLQRHRILTQVSGDHLEVIKLIPPLIIDTADADRFVDAFTEVMEDAHHGGGLMWDFGKTLVRQAVANR; this is encoded by the coding sequence ATGACCAAGGAGTTCGACCTCGCCGCGCTCTTGGCCGAGCGCGGAGCCGAGCGGTACGAGCTGCACGCCAAGCACCTCAACCACCAGCTGCCGCGCATGCTGCACACCATCGGCTTCGACAAGGTCTACGAGCGGGCCGAGGGCGCGCACTTCTGGGACGCGGACGGCAACGACTACCTGGACATGCTCGCCGGGTTCGCGGTGATGGGCCTCGGACGCCACCACCCCGTCGTCCGCAAGGCGCTGCACGACGTCCTCGACGCCTCGCTGGCCGACCTCACCCGCTTCGACTGCCCGCCGCTGCCCGGGCTGCTGGCCGAGCGGCTGCTCTCCTACAGTCCGCACCTGGACCGGGTCTTCTTCGGCAACAGCGGCACGGAGGCGGTGGAGACCGCGCTGAAGTTCGCCCGGTACGCGACCGGCAGGCCGAGGGTCCTGTACTGCTCGCACGCCTTCCACGGGCTGACCACCGGCTCGCTCTCCGTCAACGGCGAGAGCGGCTTCCGCGACGGCTTCGCGCCGCTGCTGCCCGACACGGCCGTCCCGCTCGGCGACCTGGACGCCCTGGCGCGGGAGTTGCGGCGCGGGGACGTGGCCGCGCTGATCGTGGAGCCGATCCAGGGCAAGGGCGTGCACGAGGCCCCGCCCGGCTACCTGCGCGCCGCGCAGGACCTGCTGCACCGGCACAAGGCGCTGCTGATCGCCGACGAGGTGCAGACCGGGCTGGGCCGGACCGGCACGTTCTACGCCTTCCAGCACGAGGACGGAGTCGAGCCCGACCTGGTGTGCGTGGCCAAGGCGCTGTCCGGCGGCTACGTGCCGGTGGGGGCCACGCTGGGCAGGGACTGGATCTTCCAGAAGGTCTACTCCTCGATGGACCGGGTGCAGGTCCATTCGGCGAGCTTCGGGTCCAACGCACAGGCCATGGCGGCCGGACTCGCGGTGCTCTCGGTGATGGAGAACGAGGAGATCGTCGCGAACGCCGCCGCCGTGGGCGAGCGGCTGAAGTCCCGGCTGGCGGAGCTGGTGGACCGCTACGAGATGCTCGCCGACGTGCGCGGCCGGGGGCTGATGATCGGCATCGAGTTCGGCCGCCCCAGGTCACTGAAGCTGCGCAGCCGCTGGACGATGCTCCAGGCGGCCAGGAAGGGACTGTTCGCGCAGATGGTGGTGGTGCCGCTGCTGCAGCGCCACCGGATCCTCACCCAGGTGTCCGGCGATCACCTGGAGGTGATCAAGCTGATTCCGCCGCTGATCATCGACACCGCGGACGCGGACCGGTTCGTCGACGCCTTCACCGAGGTGATGGAGGACGCGCATCACGGGGGTGGACTGATGTGGGACTTCGGCAAGACCCTGGTCAGGCAGGCGGTGGCCAACCGCTGA
- a CDS encoding helix-turn-helix domain-containing protein — protein MSSSETTDPAEGSVAAVAPQLRELRRRAALTLEAAARAAGLSPAHLSRLETGQRQPSLPMLLSLARVYGTTVSELLGETAADRDAVVRAEAMEPTSAGGWTYWQAGGSGRGMQALRVRVPHGSQGDIVRVHPGEEWLHVLRGRLRLRLGDTVHRLGPGDSAHFDSLTPHRIAAQDADGVELLFVHTLLQSPTAALCLGPATVPPHSTPGEMP, from the coding sequence ATGAGCTCCTCCGAGACGACGGACCCGGCCGAGGGATCGGTCGCCGCCGTCGCACCCCAGCTGCGCGAGCTGCGGCGCCGGGCCGCCCTCACCCTGGAGGCCGCGGCGCGCGCCGCCGGGCTGTCGCCGGCGCACCTGTCCAGGCTGGAGACCGGGCAGCGCCAGCCCTCGCTGCCGATGCTGCTTTCCCTCGCCCGGGTCTACGGTACGACCGTATCGGAACTGCTCGGCGAGACGGCCGCGGACCGGGACGCCGTCGTGCGGGCCGAGGCCATGGAGCCGACGTCCGCGGGCGGCTGGACGTACTGGCAGGCCGGCGGGTCCGGCCGCGGGATGCAGGCCCTGCGGGTCCGCGTCCCGCACGGGTCGCAGGGCGACATCGTGCGGGTGCACCCCGGTGAGGAGTGGCTCCACGTGCTGCGGGGCCGGCTGCGGCTGCGCCTCGGGGACACCGTGCACCGGCTCGGTCCGGGCGACAGCGCGCACTTCGACTCGCTGACCCCGCACCGGATCGCCGCCCAGGACGCCGACGGGGTCGAGCTCCTCTTCGTCCACACCCTGCTGCAGAGCCCGACGGCGGCGCTCTGCCTGGGGCCGGCCACCGTGCCGCCCCACTCCACTCCGGGAGAGATGCCATGA
- a CDS encoding DUF6126 family protein, giving the protein MNLQDKFPRALWVRLFIYLVVGHAFAAFIYLLFEVGAGSR; this is encoded by the coding sequence ATGAACCTGCAGGACAAGTTCCCGCGTGCCCTGTGGGTGCGGCTCTTCATCTACCTCGTCGTGGGCCACGCCTTCGCGGCCTTCATCTACCTGCTCTTCGAGGTGGGAGCCGGCAGCCGGTGA
- a CDS encoding tyrosine-protein phosphatase: MTQQVPSTEPELAGVRNFRDVGGLPTVDGRRVRQGVLFRSGHLAHATGGDAAFLASLGLHTIFDFRNAADQKLEGPDVELPGVRNVNLPLSDPADGAEFWKMVRDGDLDQLREILAGDKGAERMIGSYRLIIKERTAEHSRVLHALAEDSVPALMHCAAGKDRAGLSIAITLLALGVERDAIVEDYLKSNATHRRYKVRRSSTAASAYSPEVMELLSPLFDARAEYLAAAFETVEQTWGGVDAYLEQGLGITPQTRERLRERMLD, encoded by the coding sequence GTGACGCAGCAGGTCCCGTCGACCGAACCCGAGCTGGCCGGTGTGCGCAACTTCCGTGACGTGGGCGGCCTGCCGACCGTGGACGGACGGCGGGTACGACAGGGAGTGCTGTTCCGCAGCGGTCACCTGGCGCACGCCACCGGAGGGGACGCCGCGTTCCTGGCCTCGCTGGGCCTGCACACGATCTTCGACTTCCGCAACGCGGCCGACCAGAAGCTCGAGGGCCCGGACGTCGAGCTGCCGGGCGTGCGCAATGTGAACCTGCCGCTGAGCGACCCGGCCGACGGTGCCGAGTTCTGGAAGATGGTCCGCGACGGCGACCTGGACCAGCTGCGCGAGATCCTGGCCGGCGACAAGGGTGCCGAGCGGATGATCGGCTCCTACCGCCTGATCATCAAGGAGCGCACGGCGGAGCACTCGCGGGTGCTGCACGCGCTCGCCGAGGACAGCGTCCCGGCGCTGATGCACTGCGCGGCCGGCAAGGACCGCGCGGGCCTGTCGATCGCGATCACCCTCCTCGCCCTGGGCGTCGAGCGGGACGCCATCGTCGAGGACTACCTGAAGTCGAACGCCACGCACCGCCGCTACAAGGTGCGTCGCAGCAGCACCGCCGCCTCCGCCTACTCCCCCGAGGTCATGGAGCTGCTCAGCCCCCTGTTCGACGCGCGCGCCGAGTACCTCGCGGCGGCCTTCGAGACCGTCGAGCAGACCTGGGGCGGAGTCGACGCCTACCTGGAGCAGGGCCTGGGGATCACTCCGCAGACCCGGGAGCGGCTGCGCGAGCGGATGCTGGACTGA
- a CDS encoding M23 family metallopeptidase has protein sequence MPAKGKHRRTRAMRLTRTIAVAGTGGAALALPLMGAAGAHAAPAQSVSEHSVQSVATSAKKAAGAEKNGDSRTYTVKSGDYLSKIADEQDVDGGWKKLYADNREVVGSDPSLIHPGLKLAVAGQAAKSSAPSSSAASEKPAAEKPAAAEKPAPAKAESAEQSSDAAKSSADSSNTSAQSAGTGSGFASPVPSGTLGTPYHQTGSMWSSGYHTGTDFVVPTGTSLKAVGAGTVVSAGWGGAYGNQVVIQLADGHYAQYAHLSSLSVSAGQSVTAGQQVGLSGATGNVTGPHLHFEIRTTPDYGSDVDPVAYLRSHGVSL, from the coding sequence ATGCCCGCGAAGGGTAAGCACCGCCGTACCAGGGCCATGCGCCTGACCCGCACCATCGCCGTCGCCGGAACCGGCGGCGCCGCGCTCGCGCTCCCGCTGATGGGCGCCGCCGGGGCCCACGCCGCTCCCGCGCAGTCCGTTTCCGAGCACTCCGTGCAGTCCGTCGCGACGTCGGCGAAGAAGGCCGCCGGTGCGGAGAAGAACGGGGACTCGCGGACGTACACCGTCAAGAGCGGTGACTACCTCTCGAAGATCGCCGACGAGCAGGACGTCGACGGCGGCTGGAAGAAGCTCTACGCCGACAACCGCGAGGTCGTCGGTTCGGACCCGTCGCTGATCCACCCCGGTCTGAAGCTCGCCGTCGCCGGACAGGCCGCCAAGTCCTCGGCCCCGTCCTCCTCCGCCGCGTCGGAGAAGCCGGCGGCCGAGAAGCCCGCCGCGGCCGAGAAGCCCGCCCCCGCGAAGGCCGAGTCGGCCGAGCAGTCCTCGGACGCCGCGAAGAGCTCCGCCGACTCCTCGAACACGAGCGCCCAGTCCGCCGGCACCGGCAGCGGCTTCGCCTCGCCCGTCCCGAGCGGCACCCTGGGCACCCCGTACCACCAGACGGGCAGCATGTGGTCCAGCGGCTACCACACCGGTACGGACTTCGTCGTCCCGACCGGCACCTCCCTCAAGGCCGTCGGCGCGGGCACCGTCGTCTCCGCGGGCTGGGGCGGCGCCTACGGCAACCAGGTCGTCATCCAGCTCGCCGACGGCCACTACGCCCAGTACGCCCACCTCTCCTCGCTCTCCGTCTCCGCGGGCCAGTCCGTGACGGCGGGTCAGCAGGTCGGCCTCTCGGGTGCCACCGGCAACGTGACCGGACCGCACCTGCACTTCGAGATCCGCACCACCCCGGACTACGGCTCGGACGTGGACCCGGTCGCGTACCTGCGCTCGCACGGCGTCTCCCTCTGA
- a CDS encoding SGNH/GDSL hydrolase family protein has translation MIGSYVAVGDSFTEGVGDRGPDGSFVGWADRFAVLLADRRPEGDFTYTNLAVRGRLLDRIVAEQVPRAVELAPDLVSFCAGGNDIIRPGTDPDEVAERFERAVAALTAAAGTVLVTTGFDTRGVPVLRRLRGKIATYNGHVRAIADRYGCPVLDLWSLRTVQDRRAWDADRLHLSPEGHTRVALRAGQILGLPVPADPDQPWPPLPPRGTLDVRRDDVHWAREFLVPWIGRRLRGESSGDHVIAKGTLSADDIRGRIATVA, from the coding sequence GTGATCGGGTCGTACGTGGCGGTGGGGGACAGCTTCACCGAGGGCGTCGGCGACCGGGGCCCCGACGGATCGTTCGTCGGTTGGGCCGACCGGTTCGCCGTCCTGCTCGCGGACCGGCGCCCCGAGGGCGACTTCACGTACACGAACCTCGCCGTACGCGGCAGGCTGCTCGACCGGATCGTGGCGGAGCAGGTGCCGCGGGCCGTCGAACTCGCCCCCGACCTGGTCTCGTTCTGTGCGGGCGGCAACGACATCATCCGGCCCGGCACGGACCCCGACGAGGTGGCCGAGCGGTTCGAGCGGGCGGTGGCCGCGCTGACCGCCGCGGCCGGCACCGTGCTGGTGACGACCGGGTTCGACACCCGCGGGGTGCCCGTCCTCAGGCGTCTGCGCGGCAAGATCGCCACGTACAACGGGCACGTCCGCGCCATCGCCGACCGCTACGGCTGCCCCGTGCTCGACCTGTGGTCGCTCAGGACGGTGCAGGACCGCAGGGCGTGGGACGCCGACCGGCTGCACCTGTCGCCGGAGGGCCACACGCGCGTGGCGCTGCGCGCGGGCCAGATCCTCGGCCTGCCCGTCCCGGCCGACCCCGACCAGCCCTGGCCGCCGCTGCCGCCGCGCGGCACCCTGGACGTCCGCCGGGACGACGTCCACTGGGCCCGCGAGTTCCTGGTGCCGTGGATCGGCCGTCGGCTGCGCGGCGAGTCCTCGGGCGACCACGTGATCGCCAAGGGGACGCTGTCGGCGGACGACATCAGGGGGCGGATCGCGACGGTGGCCTGA
- a CDS encoding carboxymuconolactone decarboxylase family protein, with protein MARVSLTPPRTLLLRLAEWYSRRTYGKVLDPARALAHNPRVLRGDLRFEQSVARWNRLDPDLKALAVMASAASIGCSWCMDFGYWENAGRGMDPRKLHDVPVWRGSDAYTPAERDVMEYAEAMTATPPTVDDDLAERLRTRLGEPAFVELTAMVAVENLRSRINAALGLTSQGFKDSCDLPDAGRGSAAGAVAD; from the coding sequence ATGGCCCGCGTATCCCTCACCCCTCCCCGGACCCTCCTCCTCCGCCTCGCGGAGTGGTACTCCCGGCGCACCTACGGCAAGGTCCTCGACCCCGCCAGGGCGCTCGCCCACAACCCCCGCGTGCTCCGCGGCGACCTGCGGTTCGAGCAGTCCGTGGCCAGGTGGAACAGGCTGGACCCCGACCTGAAGGCGCTCGCGGTGATGGCCTCGGCGGCCTCGATCGGCTGCTCCTGGTGCATGGACTTCGGCTACTGGGAGAACGCCGGCCGGGGCATGGACCCGCGCAAGCTCCACGATGTGCCGGTGTGGCGGGGAAGTGACGCCTACACGCCGGCGGAGCGGGACGTCATGGAGTACGCCGAGGCGATGACGGCGACCCCTCCCACGGTCGACGACGACCTCGCCGAGCGGCTGCGGACCCGGTTGGGCGAGCCCGCGTTCGTGGAGCTGACGGCGATGGTCGCCGTCGAGAACCTGCGCTCCCGGATCAACGCGGCGCTCGGCCTGACCAGCCAGGGCTTCAAGGACTCGTGCGACCTTCCCGACGCGGGGCGCGGGAGTGCGGCCGGGGCCGTCGCGGACTGA
- a CDS encoding MBL fold metallo-hydrolase: MAGSRSPSTGLSALRPAAFGADPSGARMARIRRSPHFRDGVFQNPGGTARTRPSGSAREFAKVYFDRETRPHRAPRGTVPVHATTLADLARPPATGLRLTWMGHSSVLAEIDGQRVLFDPVWGERCSPFPFAGPKRLHPVPVPLAALGPVDVVVISHDHYDHLDMPTIKALAGTDTLFAVPLGVGAHLERWGVCADRLRELDWHESTRVGGLTLTATPARHFCGRGLRNTQHTLWASWVVAGEEHRVYHSGDTGYFDGFRDIGAAHGPFDATMIQLGAYSDFWPDIHMTPEEGVRAHLDLQGGRPGGALLPIHWGTFNLAPHAWAEPGEWTLAAAESVGQPLAVPVPGRPFEPGGEIPSAPWWRSVGRVPDREWPVPVAGPQAARQDLDLVGED; the protein is encoded by the coding sequence GTGGCCGGTTCCCGTTCCCCGAGCACCGGGCTCAGCGCACTGCGGCCCGCCGCCTTCGGTGCGGACCCGAGCGGTGCGCGCATGGCGCGGATCCGCAGATCACCGCACTTTCGCGACGGCGTCTTCCAGAACCCCGGCGGCACCGCCCGGACCCGCCCCTCCGGATCGGCCCGCGAGTTCGCGAAGGTCTACTTCGACCGGGAGACGCGACCCCACCGCGCCCCGCGCGGCACGGTCCCGGTGCACGCCACCACCCTCGCCGACCTGGCCCGCCCGCCGGCCACCGGACTGCGGCTGACCTGGATGGGGCACTCCAGCGTGCTCGCCGAGATCGACGGGCAGCGGGTGCTCTTCGACCCCGTCTGGGGCGAGCGCTGCTCCCCGTTCCCCTTCGCCGGCCCCAAGCGGCTGCATCCGGTCCCGGTGCCCCTGGCCGCGCTGGGTCCGGTCGACGTCGTCGTGATCTCCCACGACCACTACGACCATCTGGACATGCCCACGATCAAGGCGCTGGCGGGCACGGACACCCTCTTCGCCGTGCCGCTCGGCGTCGGCGCGCACCTCGAACGCTGGGGTGTCTGCGCCGACCGGCTGCGCGAGCTGGACTGGCACGAGTCGACGCGCGTCGGCGGACTCACCCTCACCGCCACCCCGGCCCGCCACTTCTGCGGACGCGGCCTGCGCAACACCCAGCACACCCTCTGGGCGTCCTGGGTCGTCGCCGGTGAGGAACACCGGGTCTATCACAGCGGCGACACGGGGTACTTCGACGGCTTCCGGGACATCGGCGCCGCCCACGGCCCGTTCGACGCCACGATGATCCAGCTGGGGGCGTACTCCGACTTCTGGCCGGACATCCACATGACACCCGAGGAAGGCGTGCGCGCCCACCTCGACCTGCAGGGAGGCCGGCCGGGCGGCGCCCTGCTGCCGATCCACTGGGGGACCTTCAACCTCGCCCCGCACGCGTGGGCGGAGCCGGGGGAGTGGACCCTCGCCGCCGCGGAGTCGGTCGGCCAGCCCCTCGCCGTCCCGGTCCCCGGCCGCCCCTTCGAGCCCGGGGGCGAGATCCCCTCCGCTCCGTGGTGGCGCTCCGTGGGCCGGGTGCCGGACCGCGAGTGGCCCGTGCCCGTCGCCGGTCCGCAGGCTGCCCGACAGGACCTGGACCTGGTGGGCGAGGACTGA
- a CDS encoding sensor histidine kinase — MSHLRAPAARADRREGGRHGRPAPRTATALPETHIRPQLLRLAVLPPVAVALSACAVVLFTVRSTGARPSPVLWAVLAGAVSVTLAAVAIAAVAADRAARSVHERVGALRRSTARGESDLRAVVEALRRGETPPHRKVRSGPPDDADDFELLAADLSRAHDGAVTAVVRAAQLSSQAGSEQKLEVFVNLARRLQSLVHREISILDELENEIEDPDLLKGLFHVDHLATRIRRHAENLAVLGGAVSRRQWSNPVDMTEVLRSAIAEVEQYSRVRLVPPIDGTLRGHAVADVIHLLAELVENATLFSAPQTQVLMRANLVTSGLAVEVEDRGLGMPVDEQSRMNALLADPDQVNVARLLADGRIGLFVVSQLAKRHGITVRLQTNIYGGVQAVLVVPQALLGPEPGALPGGETRPGQAAGTEPVPVPPPPRQQPRPTAPAMPPVPTTSVLDTPAPAPVAPAPVPVVPQSRVPEAPVQAPSRRADGGEPVPLPVRGARADRPTPAAAVPGVRAEDRGVLAEHAATPPVPRHSAVRGTMGKPRLPRRRAQEHIAPQLRGGPAPRQEAEQHTGHDPGLMAAFQRGIGLAEAQQHLEPSPVEPTFVELPSGVEPVRGQPDRDEPVSPYTEPHPMEPRPTEQSPTEQSHRDPAG; from the coding sequence ATGTCTCACCTCCGCGCCCCGGCCGCGCGAGCAGACCGCCGCGAGGGCGGGCGGCACGGCCGGCCGGCCCCCCGTACCGCCACCGCGTTGCCCGAGACCCATATACGGCCCCAACTCCTGCGCCTGGCCGTGCTGCCGCCCGTCGCGGTCGCCCTCAGCGCCTGCGCGGTCGTCTTGTTCACCGTCCGGTCCACCGGCGCCCGCCCGAGCCCCGTGCTGTGGGCCGTCCTCGCCGGGGCGGTCTCGGTGACCCTCGCCGCCGTCGCCATCGCCGCCGTCGCCGCGGACCGCGCCGCACGGTCCGTGCACGAACGCGTCGGCGCCCTGCGCCGCAGCACCGCGCGCGGGGAGAGCGATCTGCGAGCCGTCGTCGAGGCGTTGCGGCGCGGCGAGACCCCGCCGCACCGCAAGGTCCGGAGCGGACCGCCGGACGACGCCGACGACTTCGAACTGCTCGCCGCCGACCTGTCCCGCGCCCACGACGGCGCCGTCACCGCGGTCGTCCGGGCCGCCCAGCTCTCCAGCCAGGCGGGCAGCGAACAGAAACTGGAGGTCTTCGTCAACCTCGCCCGGCGCCTGCAGTCCCTGGTGCACCGCGAGATCTCCATCCTGGATGAGCTGGAGAACGAGATCGAGGACCCCGACCTCCTCAAGGGCCTCTTCCACGTCGACCACCTCGCCACCCGCATCCGCCGCCACGCCGAGAACCTCGCCGTGCTCGGCGGCGCCGTCTCCCGCCGGCAGTGGAGCAACCCCGTCGACATGACCGAGGTGCTGCGCTCGGCCATCGCCGAGGTCGAGCAGTACTCCCGGGTCCGGCTGGTCCCCCCGATCGACGGCACCCTGCGCGGCCACGCCGTCGCCGACGTCATCCACCTGCTGGCCGAACTCGTCGAGAACGCCACCCTGTTCTCCGCCCCGCAGACGCAGGTGCTGATGCGGGCCAACCTCGTCACCTCGGGCCTCGCCGTGGAGGTCGAGGACCGGGGACTCGGTATGCCCGTCGACGAGCAGAGCCGGATGAACGCGCTGCTCGCCGACCCCGACCAGGTCAACGTCGCCCGCCTGCTCGCGGACGGGCGCATCGGGCTGTTCGTCGTCTCGCAGCTCGCCAAGCGGCACGGCATCACCGTCCGACTGCAGACCAACATCTATGGCGGTGTCCAGGCCGTACTGGTCGTGCCGCAGGCCCTGTTGGGACCGGAGCCGGGCGCCCTTCCCGGGGGCGAGACCCGGCCGGGCCAGGCCGCGGGGACCGAGCCGGTGCCCGTACCGCCGCCGCCCCGGCAGCAGCCGCGGCCCACGGCCCCCGCGATGCCGCCGGTTCCCACCACGTCCGTCCTCGACACCCCGGCGCCCGCCCCCGTCGCCCCGGCGCCCGTCCCCGTCGTTCCCCAGTCCCGCGTCCCCGAGGCGCCCGTGCAGGCCCCCTCCCGCAGGGCCGACGGAGGCGAACCCGTGCCGCTGCCCGTACGCGGCGCCCGCGCGGACCGGCCCACCCCCGCCGCCGCGGTGCCCGGCGTCCGGGCCGAGGACCGGGGCGTGCTCGCCGAGCACGCGGCCACCCCGCCCGTGCCGCGCCACAGTGCGGTGCGCGGCACCATGGGCAAGCCCCGACTGCCCCGGCGCCGCGCCCAGGAGCACATCGCACCCCAGCTGCGCGGCGGTCCCGCACCTCGTCAGGAGGCCGAGCAGCACACCGGCCACGACCCCGGACTGATGGCCGCCTTCCAGCGCGGGATCGGCCTCGCGGAGGCCCAGCAGCACTTGGAGCCGTCCCCCGTGGAGCCGACCTTCGTGGAGCTGCCGTCCGGAGTGGAGCCCGTCCGCGGGCAACCGGACCGCGACGAGCCGGTGTCGCCGTACACGGAGCCGCACCCCATGGAGCCGCGCCCCACGGAGCAGAGCCCCACGGAGCAGAGCCACCGGGACCCGGCCGGATGA
- a CDS encoding roadblock/LC7 domain-containing protein — protein MASDAPTGHVSDLDWLMSGLVQRVPHTTSAVLLSCDGLVKSVHGLDADSADHMAALASGLYSLGRSAGVRFGDGGDVRQVVVELDSTLLFVTTAGSGTCLAVLAGREADAAVLGYEMAMLVKSVRPYLVTAPRQYAVEPPAMRP, from the coding sequence ATGGCGAGCGATGCGCCGACCGGCCACGTGTCCGACCTCGACTGGCTGATGAGCGGCCTCGTGCAGCGCGTACCGCACACGACCAGCGCGGTGCTCCTGTCCTGCGACGGACTGGTGAAGTCCGTCCACGGCCTCGACGCGGACAGTGCCGACCACATGGCCGCCCTGGCCTCCGGGCTGTACTCCCTCGGCCGCAGCGCCGGCGTCCGCTTCGGCGACGGCGGCGACGTACGGCAGGTCGTCGTCGAACTCGACTCGACCCTGCTCTTCGTCACCACCGCCGGCTCCGGCACCTGCCTCGCCGTGCTGGCCGGCCGTGAGGCCGACGCCGCCGTGCTCGGCTACGAGATGGCGATGCTCGTCAAGAGCGTCCGCCCCTACCTCGTCACCGCGCCCCGGCAGTACGCCGTCGAACCCCCGGCGATGAGGCCTTGA
- a CDS encoding DUF742 domain-containing protein — translation MAAAGDGPWLDDAAGRLVRPFTVSNGRTRPTVALDLMSQVMATGASPLGYLGPEHAQALDLCRAPLPVAELAAHLRLPVAVTKVLLSDLVDCGALTTKPPAAFHHNPTDRALLEAVLDGLRRQL, via the coding sequence GTGGCCGCGGCCGGCGACGGGCCCTGGCTCGACGACGCGGCCGGACGGCTGGTGCGCCCTTTCACCGTGAGCAACGGCCGTACCCGGCCCACCGTCGCCCTCGACCTGATGTCCCAGGTGATGGCCACGGGGGCGAGCCCCCTCGGCTACCTGGGGCCCGAGCACGCGCAGGCACTGGACCTGTGCAGGGCGCCCCTCCCGGTCGCCGAGCTCGCCGCTCATCTGAGGCTTCCGGTGGCAGTCACCAAGGTGCTGCTCTCGGACCTGGTGGACTGCGGTGCGCTGACCACGAAACCCCCCGCCGCGTTCCACCACAACCCCACGGACCGGGCCCTTCTGGAGGCAGTGCTCGATGGACTACGACGACAGCTCTGA
- a CDS encoding GTP-binding protein, which produces MDYDDSSDYGHADGTDPFPTALKILVAGGFGVGKTTFVGAVSEIAPLSTEELLTTVSAATDNLDGIENKLETTVAMDFGRITLDPRHVLYLFGTPGQERFWFMWDELCEGALGAVIIADTRRLEESFAAVDFFEERGLGFVVAVNEFDGAYRYDPEEVRAAMDLHPEIPIVRCDARISSSGVQTLLTLVRHLIAHTPAPTTGFGAHR; this is translated from the coding sequence ATGGACTACGACGACAGCTCTGACTACGGCCACGCCGACGGCACCGATCCCTTCCCCACCGCGCTGAAGATCCTCGTGGCGGGCGGATTCGGAGTGGGCAAGACGACCTTCGTCGGCGCGGTGAGCGAGATCGCGCCGCTGAGCACGGAGGAACTGCTCACCACGGTCAGCGCCGCGACCGACAACCTCGACGGAATCGAGAACAAACTCGAGACGACCGTGGCCATGGACTTCGGCCGCATCACCCTCGACCCGCGACACGTGCTCTACCTGTTCGGGACGCCCGGCCAGGAACGGTTCTGGTTCATGTGGGACGAGCTGTGCGAGGGCGCCCTCGGCGCCGTGATCATCGCCGACACCCGGCGGCTGGAGGAGTCCTTCGCCGCCGTCGACTTCTTCGAGGAACGAGGACTCGGTTTCGTCGTCGCCGTCAACGAGTTCGACGGCGCCTACCGCTACGACCCCGAGGAGGTGCGCGCCGCCATGGACCTCCACCCCGAGATCCCCATCGTGCGCTGCGACGCCCGGATCTCCAGTTCCGGCGTACAGACGCTGCTCACCCTCGTACGCCACCTCATCGCCCACACTCCGGCCCCCACGACGGGGTTCGGCGCCCACCGGTGA
- a CDS encoding GAF domain-containing protein — protein sequence MSYDPPRPAGRLLLTPEDREGPARVRRLRRLGLAERPDPALDAFAAHLAGLAESPYAMVNFLVEGGQFFAGLRVPEFPPVTRGDGTSPEFGRVQPRDHGFCPHVVVRGKALVLEDVRDYPRFAGNPVVDEFGIRSYLGAPLIDSTGTVLGTVAASDVRPRAWGQAGLATIKSTAADLVRRIERSAQDGLPL from the coding sequence ATGAGCTACGACCCGCCACGCCCGGCCGGACGTCTGCTGCTCACACCCGAGGACCGGGAGGGGCCCGCCCGGGTGCGGCGGCTGCGCCGGCTCGGTCTGGCGGAACGCCCGGACCCGGCCCTCGACGCCTTCGCGGCACACCTCGCCGGGCTCGCCGAGTCGCCGTACGCGATGGTCAACTTCCTCGTCGAGGGCGGGCAGTTCTTCGCGGGCCTGCGGGTGCCCGAGTTCCCGCCGGTGACGCGCGGGGACGGCACCAGTCCGGAGTTCGGCCGGGTCCAGCCCCGGGACCACGGCTTCTGCCCGCACGTGGTGGTCCGGGGCAAGGCGCTGGTCCTGGAAGACGTGCGCGACTACCCGCGTTTCGCGGGCAATCCGGTCGTCGACGAGTTCGGCATCCGCTCCTACCTCGGCGCCCCGCTCATCGACAGCACGGGCACGGTACTGGGAACGGTGGCCGCTTCCGACGTACGGCCCCGGGCCTGGGGGCAGGCGGGGCTGGCGACGATCAAGTCGACGGCGGCCGACCTCGTACGGCGCATCGAGCGCAGCGCGCAGGACGGGCTTCCGCTGTGA